The sequence AGCCCCCTTAGCGGTGTGAAAACCATACATATAGACGGCAACCAACTCGTTGCTGATGAGACGATCTTAAAAGCAAGCGGCCTAGAAGAGGGCATGAATATTTGGCATTTGTCAGAAGGGGAGCGTGAAAAAGCGATAACATCATTGAAAGAAATCGAAAGTGCCAAAATTGAACGTGAGCTTCCTGTATCCGTGCGCATTACTGTAAGCGAGTATCCCCGCGTTGGTTATGTCGCTGACGGGGACACGTATTTGCCGCTATTGCAAAACGGAGAAACACTTGACCCTGTACCAAATGGACAGCTTGTCGGCGATGCGCCAGTTTTAGTCGGCTTCAACGATGATGAAGTTTTAGCACAACTCGGGGAAGAGCTTGTGCAAACGGCGCCTGAAATTGTGGGGCGGATTTCTGAGATTTTGTTTACGCCAACAAGCACACAGCCTTCTGAATTAACGCTGTATATGACAGACGGCAATGAAGTCAAAACAAATGTCGAGTCCTTTGCTCAATCGATGCAGCCTTACCCGCAAGTAGCCGCTCAACTTGACCCTGAAAAACAAGGCGTTCTTTATATGAAAATGAGCCCATATTTCAAAGAAACAGAACATGACAGCCAATAGGCATTTTGATTCAATTTTTGACATCAACAT is a genomic window of Shouchella clausii containing:
- a CDS encoding cell division protein FtsQ/DivIB, coding for MSQDKKVVSVNERIPTLQEKRKQKANRRILAFILLFFLLIVVLVYFQSPLSGVKTIHIDGNQLVADETILKASGLEEGMNIWHLSEGEREKAITSLKEIESAKIERELPVSVRITVSEYPRVGYVADGDTYLPLLQNGETLDPVPNGQLVGDAPVLVGFNDDEVLAQLGEELVQTAPEIVGRISEILFTPTSTQPSELTLYMTDGNEVKTNVESFAQSMQPYPQVAAQLDPEKQGVLYMKMSPYFKETEHDSQ